GCTTTGAACCTATATCCACATCcctgaaaacatttcaaaactgttgCATCTTCACACCGATTCATGTGAGCTATACATTCCTCTAGTTTCAAAAATCCTGCCCCACAATTTTCACATATGTAATCATTTCTTATAGTTTTCTTTCTGTTCATGTTTGATGTTCTTTCTCTTGTTGACTTAACTTTACACCTGGCTTCCAATTCCAAACCATCACTCTTTCCTTTAGAATTCAACTTTCCTGCAGACTTGATACTTGATGATTTGGACTTTTTAACTCCATTACCTGTAACAGACTTATTTTCATTCTCACTGGCATATTCAATGTCTGAATCAGCTGTTAAAGTATCTTCGGAGGCACTTGTTCCATCAAGTTTACAGATATCTTCATTTTCAACTCCATTATTCTTATGTCCTTTACAATGTTCTTGTAGTTCTTGCCGAGAAGGTAACATTATATCACAGAGCATACAGTAGAACAGTAAGTGTTCAGAAGAAGTTTCAAGTTGAGAGTTATTAGGTGATTTCTCTAGACTTTCAGAAACTTTTTGTGAAAGAATATTTAATCTCTTATCAATAACTTTTAAGCTTTTCTTTGGCTCTGTATCATGTTTCTTGTGTGTCAAGAAATGTTTTCTTAAGGCATCAAATGAGTCTACATTTATCTTACATATAGAACAGCAGAAAGTCAACTTCTTATTGGCTGTTGAAAACTTGTTTTCCAACTGATGTTCTAAGGTCAAACTTTGATCATCAAGTGCATTTTTCTCTTCTCTTTCCTTATTTTCTGCTGAATCTTTAGAACTTGGTATATCTTTTTCCTCTTCAATGTTCTTTTTATCACTGAACTTGTGTTTAACTTCGTTAGCAATATCTTCAACAAACTGTTCCACCTTAAAACTGAAAAGTGAAAGCTGCTTTTCACTGACAGTATCTATAATGTTTTCAGTACTTGTATTTGCTTCATGAATGTCACTTTCAATATCCATCATTTCCTGTTCTGAATCATCATTTTCACTTCCTCCAAGTTCTGACACATGGTCTGTGTATGCATCAACAGCACATTCTTCCAGTTTAGACAATGAAACCTCCTCAgaatgttttaaatcattttcatcTTTTGCCTTTTCAGTATCTGCGTTTGTCTGTTCCCACTTAACAACTATTGTATTCCTTGTTTGTTCTTTTTGATTCCCTACATTTTCATTCACAGATTCTTCGTCgtcattatttatattttttgaactGACTTCAACAGGATCTACTGGTGGTTCTTTTGGAGGTTGCTTTGTTAAATTTCCCTGAGAAGAGTTAAATTTCTCAATTTCTTCTGTGTTTTGTCCTTGTTTCAATACATCATCTGTTTTTTTGACCATATCATCGTCTTCATAAAGTTCATGAGTTGCATCTTGTTCAGTTTTATCCAGAAATTCTTGCTTTACATTCTGAGTTTCTTTATCATTCACAGGTTCTATTGTCTTTCCTGTCATTGTTTCAAGGTATTTTACAACTGCGGGATCTTTTAAAagttctgggacaatatttttcTGCAGTTCATTTTGGACATCATTGGCAACTTCTGGTTCCTTATACTTGTAAACTTCCATTTTACGACCGTATTTTCCTCCCTTTGATGTTGAATTAAGCGTAACTCTTCGCCTCTTAACTAATGGCACATCTGAATCAATGTAATCTTCACCatagtcttcttcttcttcttccccATCTTCAATTATATCTTCCAAGCTCAATTCTTCATAATGAGGCTCTTCAGCTGAGGTTTTACTTTCACTTACAAATCTATTAAAAACAATAGAGCACTCACAAGCTGGCCCTATAGAACCATTTTCTATAAATGGTAGTTTTATTGTACCAATAACATCGCCTGCTACTAATGGCTTACTTATATTCAATTTACCACTCTCATCTGTCCAACCACCAGCACCATTAATATCTGTTTCAGCATATTCGCTTCTTCCAAGACTTTCAGCAACATTTGCAATCATTTGAATGCCAGTCAAATCATCTAAGGGAGCTTTTGATATCTTGTTCTGAAGATGAGGAGCAAGTGAGTAACTCTTCGAAATAGCAATCGCTGGGGATACATTATTAGTATCGAATGGAGAATTCTTTTGATTTGTTACTGGTATTTCTGTTGTACTGACTCTAGAAGTCTGTGCAGAATCATATGTAACTGCAGGTACAAATGCATACGAAGAAGGAAGAAATGTGTAAGGTTTGGGTGGAGTAGCTGGGGCTGCAGTCTGATTCTGGAattgctgcaaaaaaaaaaaaaaatgtgtagtgaaactagaaaatgcttttgtaaaaaagcgcatgtctcccccaattcAAAGTCCTATAgtcaagaagtcaataggggtcaggagcgaaaagtcaaagagacactgatggttggctgcaatagggatcatctacttggcatgtccagtcatcccgctaaatttcaacactcttggcctagtggttctcaagtcactgttcaggctcctgtgaccttgacctttgatcaagtgacctcaaaataaataggggtcatctactctgcatgtccaatcatcctaataagtttcaacattgtaggtcaagtgg
The Mercenaria mercenaria strain notata chromosome 10, MADL_Memer_1, whole genome shotgun sequence genome window above contains:
- the LOC123561435 gene encoding zinc finger and BTB domain-containing protein 11-like, whose translation is MSALRSVLENSTMLDIYTCSVCGMKITLNVLTEHVLLHDQYSAFSYNETTKIIEPLDEIQEQQFQNQTAAPATPPKPYTFLPSSYAFVPAVTYDSAQTSRVSTTEIPVTNQKNSPFDTNNVSPAIAISKSYSLAPHLQNKISKAPLDDLTGIQMIANVAESLGRSEYAETDINGAGGWTDESGKLNISKPLVAGDVIGTIKLPFIENGSIGPACECSIVFNRFVSESKTSAEEPHYEELSLEDIIEDGEEEEEDYGEDYIDSDVPLVKRRRVTLNSTSKGGKYGRKMEVYKYKEPEVANDVQNELQKNIVPELLKDPAVVKYLETMTGKTIEPVNDKETQNVKQEFLDKTEQDATHELYEDDDMVKKTDDVLKQGQNTEEIEKFNSSQGNLTKQPPKEPPVDPVEVSSKNINNDDEESVNENVGNQKEQTRNTIVVKWEQTNADTEKAKDENDLKHSEEVSLSKLEECAVDAYTDHVSELGGSENDDSEQEMMDIESDIHEANTSTENIIDTVSEKQLSLFSFKVEQFVEDIANEVKHKFSDKKNIEEEKDIPSSKDSAENKEREEKNALDDQSLTLEHQLENKFSTANKKLTFCCSICKINVDSFDALRKHFLTHKKHDTEPKKSLKVIDKRLNILSQKVSESLEKSPNNSQLETSSEHLLFYCMLCDIMLPSRQELQEHCKGHKNNGVENEDICKLDGTSASEDTLTADSDIEYASENENKSVTGNGVKKSKSSSIKSAGKLNSKGKSDGLELEARCKVKSTRERTSNMNRKKTIRNDYICENCGAGFLKLEECIAHMNRCEDATVLKCFQGCGYRFKARSELDVHKRFCSRRLAYLERINLEMIKTEHPELGDNDHFETEEENVEKVFNCPFCDQKYQTEEKMIYHKLVCPGRPKQKCDHCDFECKGDKAMGKHLVEKHDLKPFKCQHCPRSFKLKGSLRDHTRYAHTRETFTCEYCGKSFIKQSLYRSHVSIQHQGFRLECSYCGKKFKDKRTWLVHEKSHKGAYDYACALCKKTFNRSEQYRVHMQEVHSIDGKAALSLNSAAKKLRDELCCNVCSICKEKFPLESAYTVHMLKVHGQDGTIPLENL